From one Humulus lupulus chromosome 8, drHumLupu1.1, whole genome shotgun sequence genomic stretch:
- the LOC133798194 gene encoding uncharacterized protein LOC133798194 isoform X1, with protein sequence MGAGRKTETYWLKEKSVSQAQWPSNFSSTARNLRKNDLGGVIFGCKHSTIKECNLKQLFGLPAPHFSYVRNINPGLPLFLFNYSDRKLHGIFEAASAGQMNINPYGWTEDESGYTLYPAQVRIRVRMQCQPLVEDQFGPIITENYYEPKLFWFELDRAQTEKLIYLFSSFRTIVSASISANTVTSNSLYNVSSPMPNRRQEGKSLSVANPDQTNTDEENHNKWVFPSVLRKTSASLHSDNSNSESGNRAHRGLDDEERCLEAIDHKKSAQTLKTGVVEQTQSCDYSFSSVVRTMGTSHPPKIWSDLFKGSNAEDAGEEIEDIKLPSTGSTNLSISDDSGLDEKGKCLEAVVDDSENYEEYMNLGLIIEVLNSPVKKEGTTYFTSCTQNDTIPTSHSTNEEFGSHPLKATVDEDTEEIIETVDIMEMNASDVNSITAMLLSEFKGLKSSLGEQDRRISLLEHDMVKSRLIIQLLKDRCDALESQLFKKSGNDEQEESESINELHPNLDESVLLVGGFDGSSWLPDMDFYHPSLDHMEPCSSMRLVRSYACAADLNGEIFIFGGVYDNVWYDEVESYNPVSNQWTRCPSLNQKKGNLAGVSFDDKIYAIGGGNGNECFSTVEIFDVNNGKWIPTQSMLHKRFSPAAAEINGAIYAVGGYDGKNYLKSVERFDPRERSWRRLESMSTKRGCHSVAVLNEKLFALGGYNGQNIVSAVEVFDPRKGSWMMGDSMNDSRGYSAAAVIGDTIYVIGGIKGDNEILDTVECYKEDHGWKKTNLKAIGKRCFFSALVL encoded by the exons ATGGGTGCAGGGAGAAAGACTGAGACATATTGGTTGAAAGAAAAATCTGTATCTCAGGCTCAGTGGCCATCAAACTTCAGCTCAACTGCTAGAAATCTGAGAAAAAATGATCTTGGGGGAGTCATATTTGGTTGCAAGCATAGCACAATCAAAGAATGCAATTTGAAACAGTTGTTTG GACTACCAGCTCCACATTTTTCGTATGTGAGGAACATAAATCCTGGTTTACCCCTGTTCTTATTCAACTATAGTGATAGGAAACTTCATGGAATTTTTGAGGCTGCAAGTGCTGGACAAATGAATATAAATCCATATGGTTGGACTGAAGATGAATCGGGCTATACCCTTTATCCTGCACAA GTGAGGATTCGAGTTCGGATGCAGTGCCAGCCCTTGGTTGAAGATCAATTTGGACCAATAATTACTGAAAATTACTATGAGCCTAAACTGTTTTGGTTTGAACTTGACCGAGCTCAAACAGAAAAACTAATTTATTTGTTTTCATCTTTCCGGACAATTGTGAGTGCTTCTATCTCAGCAAATACTGTGACTTCGAACTCTTTGTACAATGTGTCATCCCCAATGCCTAATAGAAGGCAGGAAGGAAAGTCTCTAAGTGTTGCTAATCCTGATCAGACTAATACAGATGAAGAAAACCATAACAAATGGGTTTTCCCTTCTGTTTTAAGGAAAACAAGTGCTTCACTCCATTCAGATAATTCTAACAGTGAAAGTGGAAATCGGGCTCATCGAGGCTTAGATGATGAAGAACGGTGTTTGGAAGCTATAGATCATAAAAAATCAGCTCAAACGTTAAAAACTGGTGTAGTAGAGCAAACACAAAGTTGTGATTATTCTTTCTCTTCTGTTGTACGAACCATGGGAACTTCCCATCCACCAAAAATTTGGAGTGATTTGTTCAAAGGTTCAAATGCTGAGGATGCTGGAGAGGAAATTGAAGACATTAAGTTACCATCCACTGGCTCAACAAACCTTTCCATATCTGATGACTCTGGTTTGGACGAGAAAGGAAAATGTTTAGAAGCTGTTGTTGATGATTCAGAAAACTACGAGGAATACATGAACCTAGGACTAATTATTGAAGTCCTGAATTCTCCTGTCAAGAAAGAAGGAACTACTTATTTTACAAGTTGCACTCAAAATGACACCATACCAACTTCTCATTCAACAAACGAAG AATTTGGAAGCCACCCTTTGAAAGCTACTGTAGATGAGGATACAGAGGAAATAATTG AAACAGTGGACATCATGGAAATGAATGCTTCTGACGTCAACTCTATTACTGCGATG ttactaagtgaatttaaagGGCTGAAATCATCTCTTGGAGAACAAGATCGCAGAATCAGTCTTTTGGAGCATGATATG GTTAAATCAAGATTAATAATCCAACTCTTGAAAGATAGATGCGATGCATTGGAAAGTCAGCTATTTAAAAAAAGTGGGAATGATGAACAAGAAGAGTCCGAGTCCATCAATGAGCTTCATCCAAACCTTGATGAGTCGGTACTCTTAGTGGGAGGATTTGATGGCTCTTCATGGTTACCAGATATGGATTTTTATCATCCTTCTTTAGACCATATGGAACCCTGTAGCTCCATGCGTCTTGTACGGTCATATGCCTGTGCTGCAGACTTGAATGGCGAAATCTTTATTTTTGGCGGTGTATATGATAATGTGTGGTATGATGAAG TCGAATCGTATAACCCGGTGTCAAATCAGTGGACTAGATGTCCTTCATTGAATCAAAAGAAGGGAAACTTAGCAGGAGTTTCTTTCGATGATAAAATCTATGCAATTGGTGGTGGAAATGGCAATGAATGTTTCTCAACGGTGGAAATTTTTGATGTGAACAATGGAAAGTGGATCCCTACTCAATCAATGCTACATAAG AGATTTTCCCCAGCTGCTGCCGAAATCAATGGTGCAATCTATGCCGTGGGAGGATATGATGGAAAGAACTATTTAAA ATCAGTGGAAAGATTTGATCCTCGTGAACGATCATGGAGGAGGCTTGAGAGCATGTCAACGAAGAGAGGTTGTCATTCAGTTGCAGTGCTCAATGAAAAACT ATTTGCTTTGGGCGGTTACAACGGTCAGAACATAGTGTCTGCTGTTGAGGTCTTTGACCCTCGGAAGGGCTCATGGATGATGGGGGACTCCATGAACGACTCTCGGGGCTATTCCGCTGCTGCTGTGATTGGAGATACAATTTATGTCATTGGCGGCATAAAGGGTGACAATGAAATTTTAGACACT GTGGAATGCTACAAAGAAGATCATGGATGGAAAAAGACCAATCTCAAAGCCATAGGAAAAAGGTGCTTCTTCTCTGCTCTTGTTTTATAA
- the LOC133798194 gene encoding uncharacterized protein LOC133798194 isoform X2, with translation MGAGRKTETYWLKEKSVSQAQWPSNFSSTARNLRKNDLGGVIFGCKHSTIKECNLKQLFGLPAPHFSYVRNINPGLPLFLFNYSDRKLHGIFEAASAGQMNINPYGWTEDESGYTLYPAQVRIRVRMQCQPLVEDQFGPIITENYYEPKLFWFELDRAQTEKLIYLFSSFRTIVSASISANTVTSNSLYNVSSPMPNRRQEGKSLSVANPDQTNTDEENHNKWVFPSVLRKTSASLHSDNSNSESGNRAHRGLDDEERCLEAIDHKKSAQTLKTGVVEQTQSCDYSFSSVVRTMGTSHPPKIWSDLFKGSNAEDAGEEIEDIKLPSTGSTNLSISDDSGLDEKGKCLEAVVDDSENYEEYMNLGLIIEVLNSPVKKEGTTYFTSCTQNDTIPTSHSTNEETVDIMEMNASDVNSITAMLLSEFKGLKSSLGEQDRRISLLEHDMVKSRLIIQLLKDRCDALESQLFKKSGNDEQEESESINELHPNLDESVLLVGGFDGSSWLPDMDFYHPSLDHMEPCSSMRLVRSYACAADLNGEIFIFGGVYDNVWYDEVESYNPVSNQWTRCPSLNQKKGNLAGVSFDDKIYAIGGGNGNECFSTVEIFDVNNGKWIPTQSMLHKRFSPAAAEINGAIYAVGGYDGKNYLKSVERFDPRERSWRRLESMSTKRGCHSVAVLNEKLFALGGYNGQNIVSAVEVFDPRKGSWMMGDSMNDSRGYSAAAVIGDTIYVIGGIKGDNEILDTVECYKEDHGWKKTNLKAIGKRCFFSALVL, from the exons ATGGGTGCAGGGAGAAAGACTGAGACATATTGGTTGAAAGAAAAATCTGTATCTCAGGCTCAGTGGCCATCAAACTTCAGCTCAACTGCTAGAAATCTGAGAAAAAATGATCTTGGGGGAGTCATATTTGGTTGCAAGCATAGCACAATCAAAGAATGCAATTTGAAACAGTTGTTTG GACTACCAGCTCCACATTTTTCGTATGTGAGGAACATAAATCCTGGTTTACCCCTGTTCTTATTCAACTATAGTGATAGGAAACTTCATGGAATTTTTGAGGCTGCAAGTGCTGGACAAATGAATATAAATCCATATGGTTGGACTGAAGATGAATCGGGCTATACCCTTTATCCTGCACAA GTGAGGATTCGAGTTCGGATGCAGTGCCAGCCCTTGGTTGAAGATCAATTTGGACCAATAATTACTGAAAATTACTATGAGCCTAAACTGTTTTGGTTTGAACTTGACCGAGCTCAAACAGAAAAACTAATTTATTTGTTTTCATCTTTCCGGACAATTGTGAGTGCTTCTATCTCAGCAAATACTGTGACTTCGAACTCTTTGTACAATGTGTCATCCCCAATGCCTAATAGAAGGCAGGAAGGAAAGTCTCTAAGTGTTGCTAATCCTGATCAGACTAATACAGATGAAGAAAACCATAACAAATGGGTTTTCCCTTCTGTTTTAAGGAAAACAAGTGCTTCACTCCATTCAGATAATTCTAACAGTGAAAGTGGAAATCGGGCTCATCGAGGCTTAGATGATGAAGAACGGTGTTTGGAAGCTATAGATCATAAAAAATCAGCTCAAACGTTAAAAACTGGTGTAGTAGAGCAAACACAAAGTTGTGATTATTCTTTCTCTTCTGTTGTACGAACCATGGGAACTTCCCATCCACCAAAAATTTGGAGTGATTTGTTCAAAGGTTCAAATGCTGAGGATGCTGGAGAGGAAATTGAAGACATTAAGTTACCATCCACTGGCTCAACAAACCTTTCCATATCTGATGACTCTGGTTTGGACGAGAAAGGAAAATGTTTAGAAGCTGTTGTTGATGATTCAGAAAACTACGAGGAATACATGAACCTAGGACTAATTATTGAAGTCCTGAATTCTCCTGTCAAGAAAGAAGGAACTACTTATTTTACAAGTTGCACTCAAAATGACACCATACCAACTTCTCATTCAACAAACGAAG AAACAGTGGACATCATGGAAATGAATGCTTCTGACGTCAACTCTATTACTGCGATG ttactaagtgaatttaaagGGCTGAAATCATCTCTTGGAGAACAAGATCGCAGAATCAGTCTTTTGGAGCATGATATG GTTAAATCAAGATTAATAATCCAACTCTTGAAAGATAGATGCGATGCATTGGAAAGTCAGCTATTTAAAAAAAGTGGGAATGATGAACAAGAAGAGTCCGAGTCCATCAATGAGCTTCATCCAAACCTTGATGAGTCGGTACTCTTAGTGGGAGGATTTGATGGCTCTTCATGGTTACCAGATATGGATTTTTATCATCCTTCTTTAGACCATATGGAACCCTGTAGCTCCATGCGTCTTGTACGGTCATATGCCTGTGCTGCAGACTTGAATGGCGAAATCTTTATTTTTGGCGGTGTATATGATAATGTGTGGTATGATGAAG TCGAATCGTATAACCCGGTGTCAAATCAGTGGACTAGATGTCCTTCATTGAATCAAAAGAAGGGAAACTTAGCAGGAGTTTCTTTCGATGATAAAATCTATGCAATTGGTGGTGGAAATGGCAATGAATGTTTCTCAACGGTGGAAATTTTTGATGTGAACAATGGAAAGTGGATCCCTACTCAATCAATGCTACATAAG AGATTTTCCCCAGCTGCTGCCGAAATCAATGGTGCAATCTATGCCGTGGGAGGATATGATGGAAAGAACTATTTAAA ATCAGTGGAAAGATTTGATCCTCGTGAACGATCATGGAGGAGGCTTGAGAGCATGTCAACGAAGAGAGGTTGTCATTCAGTTGCAGTGCTCAATGAAAAACT ATTTGCTTTGGGCGGTTACAACGGTCAGAACATAGTGTCTGCTGTTGAGGTCTTTGACCCTCGGAAGGGCTCATGGATGATGGGGGACTCCATGAACGACTCTCGGGGCTATTCCGCTGCTGCTGTGATTGGAGATACAATTTATGTCATTGGCGGCATAAAGGGTGACAATGAAATTTTAGACACT GTGGAATGCTACAAAGAAGATCATGGATGGAAAAAGACCAATCTCAAAGCCATAGGAAAAAGGTGCTTCTTCTCTGCTCTTGTTTTATAA